The genomic DNA AAGCGCCCGAGCCTGTTCGAGCAAGTTGGTGAATTGTCCGCCGGGCATTTCGTGTAAATATAAATCAGCGTCGGGTGCTTTCATCTCGCTTTCGAACGGAGTATAGAACTCGCGGACGGCGCTCCAATAGTGCGCCAATTGTCGGAGATGTTCGGCATCGATGCCGGTATCGCGAGGCGTAAATCGCAGCGATTCGACGATGGCGTTCAAATTCGGCTGCGATGTCAGCCCCGACATCGGCGCCAGCGCGCCGTCGCCAATATCCAACCCCACTTCGGCAGCTTTCAGCACCGATGCCGCCGAGACGCCGCTGGTGTCGTGCGTGTGGAAATGGATCGGAATGCCGATTTCTTGCTTCAGTGTTTCGACAAGCTGCTGGGCTGCATATGGTTTGCACAATCCGGCCATATCCTTAATGGCCAGAATATGCGCCCCCCTCCGTTCGAGTTCCTTCGCCAAGTCGACGTAATACTTCAGGCTGTATTTGGGCCGGGCGGGATTCAAGAAATCTCCGGTGTAGCAGATTGCTGCCTCGCAAATTCCACCGTGCTCATGAACGGCGTCCATCGCCACTCGCATGTTTTCGGTCCAATTCAGCGGATCGAAGATGCGGAAGATATCCATGCCCGCCTGGACGCTCTCCTTGATGAAGGCATTCACGACATTGTCGGGATAGTTCGTGTAGCCCACTGCATTCGACGCTCGCACCAGCATTTGGAAGAGAATGTTCGGAATCCGTTCGCGTAATTCGGCCAGTCGCTGCCAAGGGCATTCCTTGAGAAACCGCATGGCCGAGTCGAACGTCGCTCCGCCCCACATTTCGATCGAGAACAATTCTGGGGCCAGTCGCGCATAGGCCTCGGCCACCTGCAACATGTCGAACGTCCGCATCCGCGTTGCCAGCAACGACTGGTGGGCGTCGCGGAAGGTGGTGTCGGTGACCAATAATCGATCTTGCTCCAACACCCACGCCACGAATTTCTGTGGCCCAAGCTGTTGCAGCTTTTGCCGAGTCCCTGCTGGGGGCGCTTGCTTCGCGTCGTACGGCGGAACGGGCGATGCAACCCGCCGCGTTGATTTGGGACGATCCTTGACCAATGGATTGCCGTTGACGATTGTTTCTCCCAGGAACTGCAGCAGCTTGGTCGCTCGATCGCGTCGCACCGGCATGTCGAACAATTCCGGCGTGTCGTCGATAAATTTGGTGGTGCAATCCCCGGCCAACAGCGTCGGGTGCGTGACCAAATTGATGAGAAAGGGAACGTTTGTCTTCACGCCGCGGACGCGGAACTCTTGCAAGCAGCGTTCCATTCGCGATGCCGCATCGATAAATCGACGCGCACGGGCCGTCACTTTTACCAACAGCGAATCGTAGTAGGGCGTCACCACGGCCCCGGAGAACGCCGTTCCGGCATCGAGTCGAATGCCCATGCCGCTGGCCGAGCGATAGGCAATAATTCGGCCATAGTCGGGCACAAACCGATTCTCGGCATCTTCAGTCGTCACGCGACATTGCAGTGCAAAACCGACCGATCGGACATCCTCTTGCCGTGCCAACCCAATTTCCGGATCACTCAACTTCTGCCCTTGGGCAATCAGAATCTGGCTCTTCACAATGTCGATCCCCGTGACTTCCTCGGTCACCGTATGTTCGACTTGAATTCGCGGATTGACTTCAATGAAGTAAAACTGATTTGTATCCGCATCGACGAGAAACTCGACCGTGCCAGCATTTTCGTACTTTACCGCGCGTCCGATTGCCAGCGCGGCCTCGCAAAGTTGCTCGCGCACTTTCGAGTCGAGATGCGGCGCTGGGGCAATTTCGACGACCTTTTGATGCCGGCGCTGGACCGAACAATCGCGCTCGTACAAATGCACCAGATTGCCGTGGCGATCGCCAAGCAATTGCACTTCCAAATGCCGCGCCCGCCGGATGTACTTCTCGATGAATACATCGCCGTTGCCGAATGCCGCCGCCGCTTCGCGCTGCGCGGTTTCCAAATTCGGAGCAAGTTCGTCGGCGGCATTCACGACGCGCATCCCGCGCCCGCCGCCGCCGTGCGCAGCTTTGAGCATAATGGGGAAACCGAGATCGGCCGCCACTTCTTGGGCATCGGCCAAACTCGCAATCGCTCGGGCGCTCCCGCCCAAAATAGGAACTCTCGCTTTGGCGGCAATTTCGCGGGCCGCAGTCTTGTCTCCCAATTGTTCGAGCAATTCGCGCCGTGGGCCGACAAAGGTGATACCTGCTTGGTCGCACGCCTGCCGCAGCGCAGGGTTCTCCGACAGAAATCCGTAGCCGGGGTGGATGGCGTCGATTCGATGTGCAACCGCCAAGGCGATGATCGCCTCGATATCCAAATAGGAACGAATCGGCTCTCCCGCTTTGCCGACCAAATAGGCTTCGTCCGCCTTAAAGCGGTGCAGTGCGTAACGATCTTCGTGCGAATAGATCGCCACCGTGCGAATCCCCAACTCATGGGCGGAGCGGAAGACGCGGATGGCAATTTCACTGCGGTTTGCAACCAGCAGCTTGCGGATGGTTTTCATTCAAAGACAACAAATTGAACGGAGGAAACGGCCCGTCACCCCGCGTTGAACTCTCGACTGGCAACCGACTTATGTTACACTAGCACGCGACTGACGCTAAGGGTATCGTAGGCTCTGCGAGCCAAGCAGAACCTCAAGCGGGAAATTGTATTCCCGTCAGGGCGTCGGTTGGCTTGCGACAACTACCCAGGAACCCCACCGATGATCCTTGGCCGGCTGGAAGAGGCACATGAATATTCGCGATTGCACGGAGGCTTTGAGGCAGCGTTCGATATCTTACGCAGCACGCCGTTTCAAGAATTGCCTCCGGGGCGGCACGAGGTGATGGGGAACGATTTGTTCCTCATGATCGACCACAGCGAGCAAAAAGGCCACGACGGGGCAATTCTTGAAGCCCATCGAAAGTATATTGACGTACAATTTATCGTGCCCCGGGCCGGAGCGATTGCGGAAGAGTTTGGTTGGAAGCCGGTCGCGGCTTGTACCGAAGCGACGATGCCATACGACGAAGAGAAAGACGTCGGCCTGTTTGGCGATAAGCCCGACCTGTGGTTTTGCCTGCCGCCGGGTAATTTCGTGGTCTTCTTTCCCAGCGACGCCCACGCACCGCTGGCCGGACAGGGAAAGATACTCAAAGCGATCGTGAAAATTGCGTTAAAGTGGTAGAGGAAGGGTGCAGGGTTCAGGGTTCAGGCAGGGAAACTATTGTTTGCCGTTGCGAGCGATTACTTCCTTCTTGAACCCTGAACCCCGAACCCGCTAAGCATGCGTCTCCTGAGTTATAACATCCATAAAGGCATCGGCGGGCGGGATCGTCGGTATCGGTTGCAGCGCGTGATCGACGTTGTTGAGGCTGAAAATCCCGACATCATTTGCTTGCAAGAGGTCGATCGGCACCATCAACGCTCGCAGTTCGACGATCAGCCGCGGCTGTTGGCAGAATATTTCAAAGCGTCCGGCCAACTATTTCAGCCCAATGTCCACTTGAAAAGCGGCGTCTACGGCAACTTGATCCTTTCTCGCTGGCCGCTGGCGAAGAAGCATCAAATTTCGCTCAGGCTGGAAACCAAAAAGCCCCGCGGGGCACAAATTGCGGTGATCGAAACGCCGGAGGGGCCGCTGCATCTGATTCACTTTCATTTGGGCCTGAGCGAGCGCGAGCGGCATTGGCAAGTTGCCCATTTGCTGAATCATCACCTGTTTCGCGAATCGAGCAATTTGAACACACTGATCGTCGGCGACTTCAATGACTGGCGCAACACCTTACACGGCAAGCAACTTGCGTATCACGGCTTTCAACAACTCACCGTTCCAATTTCG from Pirellulales bacterium includes the following:
- a CDS encoding endonuclease/exonuclease/phosphatase family protein; this encodes MRLLSYNIHKGIGGRDRRYRLQRVIDVVEAENPDIICLQEVDRHHQRSQFDDQPRLLAEYFKASGQLFQPNVHLKSGVYGNLILSRWPLAKKHQISLRLETKKPRGAQIAVIETPEGPLHLIHFHLGLSERERHWQVAHLLNHHLFRESSNLNTLIVGDFNDWRNTLHGKQLAYHGFQQLTVPISRFRSFPAYLAMGALDKAFFRGRFYVRQTHVVRSKLAKRASDHLPLVVDFHLDETVFNGHGRVG
- a CDS encoding pyruvate carboxylase, with product MKTIRKLLVANRSEIAIRVFRSAHELGIRTVAIYSHEDRYALHRFKADEAYLVGKAGEPIRSYLDIEAIIALAVAHRIDAIHPGYGFLSENPALRQACDQAGITFVGPRRELLEQLGDKTAAREIAAKARVPILGGSARAIASLADAQEVAADLGFPIMLKAAHGGGGRGMRVVNAADELAPNLETAQREAAAAFGNGDVFIEKYIRRARHLEVQLLGDRHGNLVHLYERDCSVQRRHQKVVEIAPAPHLDSKVREQLCEAALAIGRAVKYENAGTVEFLVDADTNQFYFIEVNPRIQVEHTVTEEVTGIDIVKSQILIAQGQKLSDPEIGLARQEDVRSVGFALQCRVTTEDAENRFVPDYGRIIAYRSASGMGIRLDAGTAFSGAVVTPYYDSLLVKVTARARRFIDAASRMERCLQEFRVRGVKTNVPFLINLVTHPTLLAGDCTTKFIDDTPELFDMPVRRDRATKLLQFLGETIVNGNPLVKDRPKSTRRVASPVPPYDAKQAPPAGTRQKLQQLGPQKFVAWVLEQDRLLVTDTTFRDAHQSLLATRMRTFDMLQVAEAYARLAPELFSIEMWGGATFDSAMRFLKECPWQRLAELRERIPNILFQMLVRASNAVGYTNYPDNVVNAFIKESVQAGMDIFRIFDPLNWTENMRVAMDAVHEHGGICEAAICYTGDFLNPARPKYSLKYYVDLAKELERRGAHILAIKDMAGLCKPYAAQQLVETLKQEIGIPIHFHTHDTSGVSAASVLKAAEVGLDIGDGALAPMSGLTSQPNLNAIVESLRFTPRDTGIDAEHLRQLAHYWSAVREFYTPFESEMKAPDADLYLHEMPGGQFTNLLEQARALGLAPRWDEVCRMYAEVNQLLGDIVKVTPTSKSVGDLALFLVTNNLTVDAVLDPSRELAYPESVVDLLAGRMGQPPGGFPPQVQERILRNVTPVTGRPGETLPPADFAATAAALEKQFGHKPSEQQVVSHLLYPRVYQDFATHQAQFSDTSILPTPYFLYGPQPGDELTIDIEPGKTLIIKLLTAGEPHDDGTRTVFFELNGQPRSVSVVDKSAGVQFVQRPKADANDPKQIAAPMPGLVVTVPIKSGDRVKKGQKLLSLEAMKMETTLYAEHDGRIADVLVKPGTPVEAGELVVRME
- a CDS encoding YhcH/YjgK/YiaL family protein; amino-acid sequence: MILGRLEEAHEYSRLHGGFEAAFDILRSTPFQELPPGRHEVMGNDLFLMIDHSEQKGHDGAILEAHRKYIDVQFIVPRAGAIAEEFGWKPVAACTEATMPYDEEKDVGLFGDKPDLWFCLPPGNFVVFFPSDAHAPLAGQGKILKAIVKIALKW